A single window of Brevundimonas vitisensis DNA harbors:
- a CDS encoding SDR family NAD(P)-dependent oxidoreductase: MSAMDWTPVAGLLAGRTALVTGASGGVGRGLAQALALAGASVTVAARSPVGGHETVALIDAAGGRALFVPTDVCDDVAVRTAVDRTVQAFGGLDIVVHNAASTLSKPTPLEAIDEALWLEQAGVSLDALHHLATASLPHLRGTGRGRFLVLTSAQGQHGGAMNPAYTALKAAQRGFVKSLAREWGPHGVVVNALAPAALTDAARTYLEADPDRTREAMKSFPLGRMGDMRDDIGPAAVALCSDLWRYVTGQTVNVDGGYYTAL, from the coding sequence ATGAGCGCGATGGACTGGACCCCTGTGGCCGGTCTGCTGGCCGGACGCACGGCCCTGGTCACCGGGGCCAGTGGGGGTGTCGGGCGGGGTCTGGCACAGGCCCTGGCCCTGGCCGGGGCGTCCGTCACGGTCGCGGCCCGCAGTCCGGTCGGCGGACACGAGACGGTGGCCCTGATAGACGCCGCCGGGGGACGGGCGCTGTTCGTGCCGACCGATGTCTGCGACGACGTCGCCGTCCGGACGGCCGTCGATCGCACCGTTCAGGCTTTCGGTGGGCTGGACATTGTCGTGCACAATGCGGCCAGCACCCTTTCGAAGCCGACGCCGCTGGAAGCGATCGACGAAGCCTTGTGGCTGGAACAGGCCGGGGTGTCGCTGGACGCCCTGCATCACCTGGCTACAGCCTCCCTGCCGCACCTGCGGGGTACCGGGCGCGGGCGTTTCCTGGTTCTGACCTCGGCCCAGGGGCAGCACGGGGGGGCGATGAACCCGGCCTATACGGCCCTGAAGGCGGCACAGAGAGGCTTCGTCAAATCACTGGCGCGCGAATGGGGTCCGCATGGAGTGGTCGTCAACGCCTTGGCTCCGGCGGCTCTGACCGATGCTGCGCGAACCTATCTGGAAGCCGATCCGGACCGCACGCGCGAGGCGATGAAGAGTTTCCCTCTCGGGCGGATGGGCGACATGCGCGACGATATCGGACCGGCCGCCGTCGCCCTGTGCAGCGATCTGTGGCGTTATGTGACCGGTCAGACCGTCAATGTGGACGGCGGCTATTACACCGCGCTTTAG
- a CDS encoding acyl-CoA thioesterase, with the protein MTEPMKPGEERRDHYRWWLDIPTRWADGDAYGHANNVIYYSWFDTAVTRMLFERKLIWLPDSPTIGLCVESHCNFLAPVEFPETVQAGVRIGRLGDKSLRFEIGLFLEGREVPVAAGYFTHVYVDRATRRPVSLTDMQKASIADLVVG; encoded by the coding sequence ATGACCGAACCCATGAAGCCGGGCGAGGAACGCCGCGATCATTACCGCTGGTGGCTGGACATCCCCACGCGCTGGGCTGACGGCGACGCCTATGGCCACGCCAACAATGTCATCTACTACAGCTGGTTCGACACGGCGGTCACTCGAATGCTGTTCGAGCGAAAGCTGATCTGGCTGCCCGACAGCCCGACCATTGGCCTGTGCGTCGAAAGTCACTGCAACTTCCTGGCTCCGGTCGAATTTCCCGAGACCGTCCAGGCCGGGGTCCGGATCGGACGCCTGGGCGACAAGTCCCTGAGGTTCGAGATCGGACTGTTCCTGGAGGGGCGCGAGGTCCCGGTTGCGGCCGGCTATTTCACCCACGTCTATGTCGACCGCGCGACCCGTCGGCCGGTGTCGCTGACCGATATGCAGAAGGCGTCCATCGCCGACCTGGTCGTCGGCTGA
- a CDS encoding GMC family oxidoreductase: MREMGRFDYVIVGAGSAGCVLANRLSADPRNRVLLLEAGGEDTNPWIHIPLGYGKLFVDPKVNWMFQTTPQPHLDDRIINQPRGKVLGGSSSINGLVYVRGQAEDFDGWRDLGNVGWGFEDVLPYFRKAEDQARGADEFHGQGGPLPVSDQGSPHPLCDAFVAAAQQAGHPRNDDFNGRTQEGAGYYQTTSRRGLRVSSAVAYLRPVRRRPNLTVVTRAHTTRLIFDGRRCTGVEFSRDGRPGTAQAGHEVILSAGAIGSPQLLQLSGVGPASLLAQHAIPVVHDLPGVGADLQDHLQVRMVLKCTRSITFNDDMRSAWRMAGVGLNFALNRKGPLTVSAGYAGAFLKTDPTLALPDTQIHFINFSTTKMGDRLHDYSGFTASACQLRPESRGTLKIVSPDPFVAPAIDPNYLATETDRRVTVGGLKVLRDIMRQPAIAPFIDHEVEPGLDCASDKDLLAYCRARGSTIYHPTCTARMGNDAGAVVDARLRVRGIGGLRVVDGSIMPFVLSGNTHAGIVMIAEKAADMILEDARA, from the coding sequence ATGCGTGAGATGGGACGCTTTGACTATGTGATCGTCGGCGCAGGCTCGGCCGGGTGCGTCCTGGCCAATCGTCTCAGCGCCGATCCCCGAAATCGGGTTTTGCTGCTGGAAGCCGGCGGCGAGGACACCAATCCCTGGATCCACATCCCCCTGGGTTACGGCAAGCTGTTCGTCGATCCCAAGGTTAACTGGATGTTCCAGACGACGCCGCAGCCGCACCTGGACGACCGCATCATCAACCAGCCGCGCGGCAAGGTTCTGGGCGGATCCAGCTCGATTAACGGCCTGGTCTATGTTCGGGGTCAGGCTGAGGATTTCGACGGCTGGCGTGATCTGGGCAATGTCGGCTGGGGCTTCGAGGACGTCCTGCCCTATTTCCGCAAAGCTGAGGATCAGGCCCGCGGCGCAGATGAGTTCCACGGACAGGGCGGGCCCCTGCCCGTCTCCGACCAGGGCTCGCCCCACCCCCTGTGCGATGCCTTCGTCGCGGCCGCTCAGCAGGCGGGCCATCCGCGCAACGACGATTTCAACGGCCGGACCCAGGAAGGGGCCGGCTATTATCAGACCACGTCGCGACGGGGACTGCGGGTCTCCTCGGCCGTGGCCTATCTGCGGCCTGTTCGGCGACGGCCCAATCTGACGGTCGTCACCCGTGCCCATACGACCCGGCTGATCTTTGACGGACGACGCTGCACCGGTGTGGAGTTCAGCCGTGATGGCCGTCCCGGCACCGCCCAGGCCGGCCACGAAGTCATCCTCTCGGCTGGAGCCATAGGGTCGCCCCAGTTGCTGCAGCTGTCCGGCGTCGGCCCGGCATCCCTGCTGGCGCAGCACGCCATCCCTGTGGTCCACGACCTGCCCGGCGTCGGGGCCGACCTGCAGGACCATCTGCAGGTCCGCATGGTCCTGAAATGCACCCGAAGCATCACCTTCAACGACGATATGCGCAGCGCCTGGCGCATGGCAGGGGTGGGGTTGAACTTCGCCCTGAACCGCAAAGGCCCCCTGACCGTCAGCGCCGGCTATGCCGGGGCCTTCCTGAAAACCGATCCGACGCTCGCCCTGCCGGACACCCAGATCCATTTCATCAACTTCTCGACCACCAAGATGGGCGATCGGCTGCACGACTATTCCGGCTTTACCGCCTCGGCCTGCCAACTGCGGCCCGAGAGCCGGGGCACCTTGAAGATCGTCAGTCCCGACCCGTTCGTCGCTCCTGCCATAGACCCCAACTATCTGGCGACCGAGACCGACCGGCGCGTGACGGTCGGGGGGTTGAAGGTGCTGCGCGACATCATGCGCCAGCCCGCCATCGCCCCCTTCATCGACCACGAAGTCGAGCCCGGCCTGGACTGCGCCTCGGACAAAGATCTGCTGGCCTATTGCCGTGCCAGGGGTTCGACCATCTACCACCCCACCTGTACGGCGCGGATGGGCAACGATGCGGGTGCCGTCGTGGATGCCCGGTTGCGGGTGCGCGGCATCGGCGGGCTTCGGGTTGTGGACGGTTCGATCATGCCGTTCGTCCTGTCGGGCAACACCCATGCCGGCATCGTCATGATCGCCGAAAAGGCCGCCGACATGATCCTGGAGGACGCGCGCGCATGA
- a CDS encoding acyl-CoA dehydrogenase family protein, whose amino-acid sequence MNFDLTEDQAMLKDTAERLFAEAADGAGVWARMAEMGLLAAPFAEDDGGLGLGPVETMIVGEAMGRAQAVTPYAGAITAAGTALRLADRAPEGLIAALAGGEKRVAWACDGDLAATTTLDGWRLSGHKINVDHAAGADAFVVTALDGASPLVLIVTADAAGLTQRDYRLFDGAAASELRFEGVGPTAVLAEGETAEALIARAGEHHTAARAAEAVGLMQAVLDATLEHLKTRRQFGMTLSSFQALRHKAADMLVAQEQARSMAMFAALSVEDPDADVRRKALSQVRSVVGKAARLVAQTGVQLHGGIGVTEEHPVGRASRRLTLIDLEMERG is encoded by the coding sequence ATGAATTTCGACCTGACCGAAGACCAGGCCATGCTGAAGGACACCGCCGAGCGGCTGTTCGCCGAGGCGGCGGACGGGGCCGGCGTTTGGGCGCGGATGGCCGAGATGGGCCTGCTGGCCGCGCCCTTTGCCGAGGATGACGGCGGTCTGGGCCTGGGGCCGGTGGAAACGATGATCGTAGGCGAGGCGATGGGCCGGGCGCAGGCAGTGACGCCCTATGCCGGTGCCATCACTGCCGCTGGAACGGCATTGCGGCTTGCGGACCGTGCGCCCGAGGGCCTGATCGCGGCCCTGGCTGGTGGGGAGAAGCGGGTCGCCTGGGCCTGCGACGGCGATTTGGCGGCCACGACAACGCTCGACGGCTGGCGGCTGTCGGGCCACAAGATCAATGTCGACCATGCGGCGGGCGCAGACGCTTTCGTGGTCACAGCTCTGGATGGTGCAAGTCCGTTGGTGCTGATCGTGACGGCGGATGCGGCAGGGCTGACCCAGCGCGACTACCGCCTGTTCGACGGGGCGGCGGCGTCAGAACTCCGTTTCGAGGGTGTGGGTCCGACAGCCGTCCTGGCCGAGGGCGAGACGGCTGAGGCGCTGATCGCGCGGGCCGGGGAGCACCATACGGCGGCGCGGGCGGCTGAGGCCGTCGGCCTGATGCAGGCCGTGCTGGATGCGACGCTGGAGCATCTGAAAACCCGGCGTCAGTTCGGTATGACCCTGTCCAGCTTTCAGGCCCTTCGGCACAAGGCGGCGGATATGCTGGTGGCCCAGGAACAGGCCCGGTCCATGGCGATGTTCGCGGCGCTGTCCGTCGAAGATCCGGATGCGGACGTCAGGCGCAAGGCCCTGAGCCAAGTCCGGTCGGTGGTGGGCAAGGCGGCGCGTCTGGTCGCCCAGACAGGGGTTCAGCTGCACGGCGGTATCGGGGTCACCGAAGAACACCCCGTCGGGCGCGCCTCCCGTCGCTTGACGCTGATCGATCTGGAGATGGAACGCGGATGA
- a CDS encoding NAD-dependent succinate-semialdehyde dehydrogenase — translation MTDYSTLALFIDGRFVSADTRTTEPVFNPATARPIADLPHATDADLDEAVAAAARAFPAWAATTAVERSAILRRAAALIRERIEAIAVVMTLEQGKPLAESRGEIAYAADVIDWYAEEGRRTYGRVVPSRVPGVVMTVTHEPVGPAAAFTPWNFPALTPCRKIGGALAAGCTLVLKAAEEVPGTAVEIARAFADAGLPAGVLNLVFGDPATVSARLIAASEIRKVSFTGSTAIGKSLMRLCADDLKRTTMELGGHGPVIVFDDVDVEAVAETAAIAKYRNAGQVCISPTRFFVQAAVHDRFAARFTEVARSLKVGDGLGAGVQMGPLANPRRIAAMEALVQDARDRGGRIETGGERHGNEGWFYAPTVITGLDDAALVMCEEPFGPVAPIVPFDDFDEVVGRANSLPYGLAAYAFSSSARRVADIGAALKAGMVGINTLAVSNPETPFGGVRDSGHGSEGGAEGLLAYLDVKLTASA, via the coding sequence ATGACCGACTATTCGACCCTGGCCCTGTTCATAGACGGACGCTTTGTGTCCGCGGACACACGCACCACCGAGCCTGTCTTCAATCCCGCCACGGCCCGTCCGATTGCCGACCTGCCCCATGCCACGGATGCCGATCTGGACGAGGCCGTGGCGGCTGCGGCCCGCGCCTTTCCCGCCTGGGCGGCGACAACGGCCGTGGAGCGCTCGGCGATCCTGCGCCGCGCAGCCGCTTTGATCCGTGAACGGATTGAAGCCATCGCCGTCGTCATGACCCTGGAACAGGGCAAGCCCTTGGCCGAGAGCCGGGGCGAGATCGCCTACGCTGCGGACGTCATCGACTGGTATGCCGAGGAGGGTCGCCGCACCTATGGCCGCGTGGTGCCCAGCCGGGTTCCCGGCGTGGTGATGACGGTGACGCACGAACCGGTCGGACCGGCGGCGGCCTTCACCCCCTGGAACTTCCCGGCCCTGACGCCCTGTCGCAAGATCGGCGGGGCGCTGGCCGCGGGCTGTACCCTGGTATTGAAGGCGGCGGAGGAGGTGCCGGGCACCGCCGTCGAGATCGCACGGGCCTTTGCTGACGCGGGCTTGCCGGCGGGCGTGCTGAACCTTGTGTTCGGCGACCCGGCCACCGTCTCGGCCCGGCTGATCGCCGCATCCGAAATTCGCAAAGTATCCTTCACCGGCTCGACCGCCATCGGCAAGTCGCTGATGCGGCTATGCGCAGATGATCTGAAGCGCACCACCATGGAACTGGGCGGGCATGGCCCGGTGATCGTTTTCGACGATGTCGATGTCGAGGCGGTGGCCGAGACGGCCGCCATCGCCAAATACCGCAATGCCGGACAGGTCTGCATCTCCCCCACACGCTTCTTCGTCCAGGCGGCAGTTCACGATCGTTTCGCGGCGCGGTTCACTGAGGTGGCCCGCAGCCTGAAGGTCGGCGACGGCCTCGGTGCGGGAGTCCAGATGGGCCCGCTGGCCAATCCCCGCCGGATCGCGGCGATGGAGGCCCTGGTTCAGGACGCACGCGACCGGGGCGGTCGGATCGAGACGGGTGGAGAGCGGCACGGAAACGAGGGCTGGTTCTATGCGCCCACGGTCATCACGGGCCTGGACGATGCGGCCCTGGTCATGTGCGAAGAGCCGTTCGGGCCGGTGGCCCCTATCGTACCGTTCGACGACTTCGACGAGGTCGTGGGGCGGGCCAACAGCCTGCCCTATGGCCTGGCCGCCTATGCCTTCAGTTCCTCGGCGCGACGGGTTGCCGATATCGGGGCTGCGTTGAAGGCGGGCATGGTCGGCATCAACACTCTGGCCGTGTCGAACCCCGAGACACCCTTCGGCGGCGTGCGCGATTCCGGTCACGGTTCGGAAGGCGGGGCCGAGGGTCTGCTGGCCTATCTGGACGTGAAGTTGACGGCTTCGGCCTAA
- a CDS encoding SDR family oxidoreductase yields the protein MTGAVRPLDGELALIVTHGLSIIAGVAEGLDDAGADVRVVADPRLSGSRDLVREVLLEALDGRVPALVVVSLLNHDVADQRPMADQSPADWRTGAIAPIRMAMQVLSVLGEVMKPAGRGSIVFLAPSLSLVGGDGRVALVTALEGQRGLVKSVARQWGATGVTVNWIAAAPVALSDQFAAATLATKGDAVPVALGRRPNARAEIASLAAWLAGPGGRGVTGATLMLDGGEWMVP from the coding sequence ATGACCGGCGCAGTGCGCCCCCTCGACGGCGAACTGGCCCTGATCGTCACGCACGGCCTGTCCATCATCGCGGGGGTGGCCGAAGGTCTGGACGATGCGGGGGCGGATGTCCGGGTTGTGGCGGACCCGCGCCTGTCGGGATCGCGCGATCTGGTCAGGGAGGTTTTGCTGGAGGCCCTGGATGGCCGCGTGCCTGCTTTGGTGGTGGTCAGTCTGCTGAACCATGATGTCGCAGATCAGCGACCCATGGCGGACCAGAGCCCTGCCGACTGGCGGACCGGGGCTATCGCGCCGATCCGTATGGCCATGCAGGTCCTCAGCGTCCTGGGCGAGGTGATGAAGCCCGCCGGTCGGGGAAGTATCGTCTTCCTGGCCCCCTCGCTGTCGCTGGTCGGCGGCGACGGCCGCGTGGCCTTGGTGACGGCGCTGGAAGGGCAGCGGGGTCTGGTCAAGTCCGTGGCGCGCCAGTGGGGCGCAACCGGGGTGACGGTCAACTGGATCGCTGCGGCGCCGGTTGCCCTGTCGGATCAGTTTGCTGCGGCAACCCTGGCAACCAAGGGCGATGCCGTTCCTGTGGCGCTGGGACGCCGACCCAATGCACGGGCCGAGATCGCCTCGCTCGCGGCCTGGCTGGCCGGGCCGGGCGGGCGGGGCGTGACGGGGGCGACCCTGATGCTGGATGGCGGCGAATGGATGGTGCCATGA
- a CDS encoding IclR family transcriptional regulator translates to MIGMTTTDPETQDRDSGGPRAMGRVLALLELLARAPGGLPLADISVALGAPKSTLLNSLRPLVADDFLVVEGVLYRLGPKAFRLAATIGSAYDLPRMVRGYLRALADQTQETIGLAVLDHEMKRFVYIDVIESSRPVRYTMRLGMSGPLYSTAAGRVLLAYQPEDYRNDYVAKARLVALTERTNTDREILRAQLQEVRETGVWLSLGESVADSAAVAAPIFGPDGTVLAAVSLGAPTDRMASNREALMEAVMKTAAHASGGMAAVSG, encoded by the coding sequence ATGATCGGCATGACGACGACCGATCCCGAAACTCAAGACCGCGACAGCGGTGGTCCCCGCGCCATGGGTCGCGTCCTGGCTTTGCTTGAGCTTTTGGCGCGCGCCCCCGGTGGACTGCCCCTGGCCGATATTTCGGTGGCGCTGGGCGCGCCCAAAAGCACCCTGCTGAACAGCCTGCGGCCACTGGTAGCGGACGACTTTCTGGTCGTGGAGGGCGTGCTCTATCGGTTGGGGCCCAAGGCGTTCCGCCTGGCCGCGACCATCGGCTCTGCCTACGATCTGCCGCGCATGGTGCGGGGCTATCTGAGGGCCCTGGCCGACCAGACGCAGGAGACGATCGGCCTGGCTGTGCTGGATCACGAGATGAAGCGGTTCGTCTATATCGACGTGATCGAGAGCTCTCGCCCGGTTCGCTACACCATGCGCCTGGGCATGAGCGGACCACTGTATTCGACGGCTGCGGGGCGGGTGCTGTTGGCCTATCAGCCGGAAGACTATCGCAACGACTATGTCGCCAAGGCCCGGCTGGTCGCCCTGACCGAGCGTACCAATACCGACCGCGAGATCCTGAGGGCCCAGCTGCAGGAGGTGCGTGAGACCGGCGTGTGGCTGAGCCTGGGCGAATCGGTCGCCGATTCCGCTGCCGTTGCCGCGCCCATTTTCGGGCCGGACGGGACGGTTCTGGCGGCGGTTTCGCTGGGGGCTCCGACCGATCGGATGGCGTCGAATCGCGAAGCCTTGATGGAGGCGGTCATGAAAACGGCCGCGCACGCCTCGGGAGGCATGGCGGCCGTCTCCGGTTAG
- a CDS encoding amidohydrolase family protein, producing MPAQPLSDTPTPGWRYKGPIFDADTHLYETPEAFDVYVPAKYKADWGLNYRHADDGQFALHVGNRKVEISADYMTEDFKIPPPGKLHEWLRAQKEGKAEVDMRVPITPTMTDPAERVKVLDAWDVRSSMLYCGNFVSAISYLDEPDPAYAILNAYNRWMLDQWKFNYQNKIFTCPVVTLADLPQAIEQAKWVVANGAKFILMPMGPFNGKAPAHPDHDPFWAILNEAGIGVVFHVSEAIYLKDHMAVWGEPMQKSRLRQTAFMWMHGYSERPVIETLSSFVLLNFFERFPNITLISAENGAEWVPSMLVKMDKVRGMAKNGYWPGGQLKERPSKIFKRHVKIVAYPEDDIGQIVAQTGDADWLLMGSDYPHSEGVEEPRIFADEACKDLTDEDTAKVMYENGMKMAGLPL from the coding sequence ATGCCCGCCCAACCCCTGTCCGACACCCCGACCCCAGGCTGGCGCTACAAGGGGCCGATCTTCGACGCCGATACCCACCTGTATGAGACACCCGAAGCTTTCGACGTCTACGTGCCGGCCAAGTACAAGGCCGATTGGGGTCTGAACTACCGGCATGCCGATGACGGCCAGTTCGCGCTTCATGTCGGCAACCGCAAGGTCGAGATCAGCGCCGATTATATGACCGAAGACTTCAAGATCCCGCCGCCCGGCAAGCTGCACGAATGGCTGCGTGCGCAGAAGGAGGGCAAGGCCGAAGTCGACATGCGCGTGCCGATTACCCCGACCATGACCGACCCCGCCGAACGGGTGAAGGTGCTGGATGCCTGGGACGTGCGGTCATCCATGCTCTATTGCGGCAACTTCGTTTCGGCGATCAGCTATCTGGACGAGCCCGATCCCGCCTATGCGATCCTGAACGCCTATAACCGCTGGATGCTGGACCAATGGAAGTTCAACTACCAGAACAAGATCTTCACCTGTCCCGTCGTGACCCTGGCCGATCTGCCGCAGGCGATCGAACAGGCCAAGTGGGTGGTCGCCAACGGCGCGAAATTCATCCTGATGCCGATGGGCCCCTTCAACGGCAAGGCTCCGGCTCACCCCGACCATGACCCGTTCTGGGCGATCCTGAACGAAGCCGGGATCGGTGTCGTCTTCCATGTGTCGGAGGCCATCTATCTGAAGGATCACATGGCTGTCTGGGGCGAGCCGATGCAGAAGTCGCGCCTGCGCCAGACCGCCTTCATGTGGATGCACGGCTATTCCGAGCGCCCGGTGATCGAGACCCTGTCCAGCTTCGTTCTGCTGAACTTCTTCGAGCGCTTTCCGAACATCACCCTTATCTCGGCCGAGAACGGCGCTGAATGGGTGCCGTCCATGCTGGTCAAGATGGACAAGGTCCGGGGCATGGCCAAGAACGGCTACTGGCCCGGCGGCCAGCTGAAGGAACGCCCCAGCAAGATCTTCAAGCGCCACGTCAAGATCGTGGCCTATCCGGAGGACGACATCGGCCAGATCGTGGCTCAGACGGGCGATGCCGACTGGCTGCTGATGGGATCGGACTATCCCCACTCCGAAGGCGTCGAGGAACCGCGCATCTTCGCCGACGAGGCCTGCAAGGACCTGACCGACGAGGACACGGCCAAGGTCATGTACGAGAACGGGATGAAGATGGCCGGCCTGCCCCTCTAG
- a CDS encoding NAD(P)/FAD-dependent oxidoreductase, whose amino-acid sequence MDTVECVVIGAGVVGLATARALALTGREVVVLEAEDHIGSGVSSRNSEVIHAGIYYPQGSLKARLCVQGRDALYAYCTERHLPHARCGKLIVATDAAQLPELQRLQQAGMANGVDDLAWLTADQAQALEPALACVGALLSPSTGIVDSHALMLSLQGEAEAAGAMIAFLTRVTAMEVRPEGVAITTGEDGDPSLLARLVVNCAGLSAPGLAAATEGLSPTDQATPHFAKGSYFTLTGRSPFSRLIYPTPEPGGLGVHLTLDLGGQAKFGPDVEWVDRPDYDVDPRRAERFYGAVRRYWPDLPDGALVPGYAGVRPKISGPGQPAADFRIHPLGTARSGMIHLYGIESPGLTASLAIADHVVDLARGLANA is encoded by the coding sequence ATGGACACGGTCGAATGTGTGGTGATCGGTGCCGGGGTGGTCGGCCTCGCGACGGCCCGCGCCCTGGCCCTGACGGGCCGCGAAGTGGTCGTCCTGGAGGCGGAGGACCATATCGGCTCAGGCGTCAGTTCGCGCAACAGCGAGGTCATTCACGCGGGGATCTATTATCCGCAAGGCTCGCTGAAGGCCCGGCTGTGCGTTCAGGGTCGGGACGCCCTTTATGCGTATTGCACCGAGCGCCATCTGCCGCACGCCCGCTGCGGGAAGCTGATCGTTGCCACCGATGCGGCCCAATTGCCTGAGCTGCAGCGTTTGCAACAGGCCGGTATGGCTAATGGCGTTGACGACCTGGCCTGGCTTACTGCGGATCAGGCCCAGGCGTTGGAACCGGCTCTCGCCTGTGTGGGGGCCCTGCTCTCTCCGTCGACCGGGATTGTCGATTCCCACGCCCTGATGCTGTCGCTGCAAGGCGAGGCCGAGGCCGCCGGGGCCATGATCGCCTTTCTGACCCGCGTAACGGCCATGGAAGTCCGGCCCGAAGGCGTGGCGATCACCACGGGCGAGGATGGCGACCCGTCGTTGCTGGCCCGGCTGGTCGTCAACTGCGCCGGACTGAGCGCGCCGGGTCTGGCCGCTGCCACCGAGGGCCTGTCGCCGACGGATCAGGCCACGCCCCATTTCGCCAAGGGCAGCTATTTCACCCTGACGGGCCGGTCGCCGTTCAGCCGGCTGATCTATCCCACGCCGGAGCCGGGCGGGTTGGGTGTGCATCTGACGCTGGACCTGGGTGGACAGGCCAAGTTCGGGCCCGATGTCGAATGGGTCGATCGGCCCGATTATGATGTCGATCCGCGCCGGGCCGAGCGCTTTTACGGTGCGGTTCGTCGGTATTGGCCGGACCTGCCGGACGGTGCCCTGGTGCCCGGCTATGCGGGCGTGCGACCCAAGATTTCGGGACCCGGCCAGCCCGCCGCGGATTTCCGCATTCATCCGCTCGGCACCGCCCGATCAGGCATGATCCATCTGTATGGCATCGAAAGCCCCGGCCTGACGGCCTCTCTGGCCATTGCCGACCATGTGGTGGACTTGGCTAGGGGACTGGCCAATGCGTGA